The following proteins are co-located in the Streptosporangiales bacterium genome:
- a CDS encoding ABC transporter permease subunit, with protein MGTFLIRRLGLLLVQLFIAGSLIFVVVRLIPGDPARAALGDTATKEQVAEIHAKLGLDQPLLVQFGQFWADLFRGSLGESLISGRPVLTDIGLRFGNTLELVLLSVLLAVVIGIPLGVAAARRADRAHDYVITSTAVVGLSLPVFVLGTLLVLLFSVTIPVLPPTRFVTFTEDPLTHLRLIVLPVVTLAASTTAVVVRMTRSAMLEVLSSDFVRTARGKGIGERRVVVAHALRNSMNPVTSVVGLELATLLGGTVIVETIFGWPGLSSLLMSGVESRDYPVIQGVVLVIAALTILINLAVDVAYRLIDPRIGVST; from the coding sequence ATGGGAACTTTCCTGATCCGCCGGCTCGGCCTGCTGCTCGTGCAGCTGTTCATCGCGGGCTCGTTGATCTTCGTCGTGGTACGACTCATTCCCGGCGACCCCGCACGCGCGGCCCTGGGTGACACGGCCACCAAGGAACAGGTCGCCGAGATCCACGCAAAGCTCGGCCTGGACCAGCCGTTGCTCGTGCAGTTCGGCCAGTTCTGGGCCGACCTGTTCCGCGGCTCGCTCGGCGAGAGCCTGATCAGCGGCCGACCGGTGCTCACCGACATCGGCCTGCGCTTCGGCAACACGCTGGAGCTCGTGCTGCTCAGCGTGCTCCTCGCGGTGGTCATCGGCATCCCGCTCGGCGTCGCCGCGGCCCGCCGCGCGGACCGGGCGCACGACTACGTCATCACGTCCACCGCGGTGGTCGGGCTCTCATTGCCGGTGTTCGTGCTGGGCACCCTGCTCGTGCTGCTGTTCAGCGTGACCATCCCCGTCCTGCCGCCGACCCGGTTCGTGACGTTCACCGAGGATCCGCTCACCCACCTCAGGCTGATCGTGCTCCCTGTGGTGACGCTCGCCGCGAGCACGACGGCCGTCGTGGTGCGGATGACCAGGTCCGCCATGTTGGAGGTGCTCTCCTCCGACTTCGTACGGACGGCGCGGGGCAAGGGCATCGGTGAGCGCCGCGTGGTGGTCGCCCACGCACTGCGCAACTCGATGAACCCGGTGACCAGCGTTGTCGGCCTCGAGCTTGCGACGCTGCTCGGTGGCACGGTCATCGTGGAGACGATCTTCGGCTGGCCGGGGCTCAGCTCGCTGCTGATGTCCGGCGTGGAGTCGCGGGACTACCCGGTGATCCAGGGCGTCGTGCTGGTGATCGCAGCGCTGACCATCCTCATCAACCTGGCCGTCGACGTCGCGTACCGGCTCATCGACCCGCGGATCGGAGTCTCGACATGA
- a CDS encoding ABC transporter permease subunit, with protein MSATTIQLPVLTGQSTGMARRMLRNRRVAVCGAVLVVVGLLALFAPWIAPYDYRDPVGLPLSAAGSVGWIGTDDFGRDVLSRLIHGSRVSLGVSVLAVAIAVFFGTLIGLVAGYFRGATETVTMRGMDILLSFPPVVLAVAAVAALGPELRNVVIIIGVLYVPRFARIVYGAVLSVAKMEYVTAARSMGSGSLRILAKSVLPNVTAPILVQTSLSLGFAIQIESGLSFLGLGAQPPLPSWGSLIATGRDFLEVRPMLLIAPAVVIAITVLALNVLGDGLRDVFDPRRRH; from the coding sequence ATGAGTGCCACCACGATCCAGCTCCCCGTACTCACCGGGCAGAGCACCGGGATGGCGCGGCGGATGCTGCGCAACCGCCGGGTCGCCGTCTGCGGCGCGGTGCTCGTGGTCGTCGGCCTGCTCGCGCTGTTCGCCCCGTGGATCGCACCGTACGACTACCGCGACCCGGTGGGGCTGCCGCTGTCCGCGGCCGGCAGCGTCGGCTGGATCGGCACCGACGACTTCGGCAGGGACGTACTCTCCCGGCTGATCCACGGCAGCCGGGTGTCGCTCGGCGTCTCCGTGCTGGCCGTCGCGATCGCCGTCTTCTTCGGCACCCTCATCGGTCTGGTCGCCGGGTACTTCCGCGGTGCGACGGAGACCGTCACCATGCGGGGCATGGACATCCTGCTGTCGTTCCCGCCGGTCGTGCTCGCCGTCGCCGCGGTCGCCGCCCTCGGTCCCGAGCTGCGCAACGTAGTGATCATCATCGGGGTGCTCTACGTCCCACGGTTCGCGCGCATCGTCTACGGCGCGGTGCTCTCGGTGGCGAAGATGGAGTACGTCACGGCGGCCCGCTCGATGGGCTCGGGCTCGCTGCGGATCCTGGCGAAGAGCGTGCTCCCCAACGTCACGGCACCGATCCTCGTGCAGACGTCGCTGAGCCTCGGGTTCGCCATCCAGATCGAGTCCGGGCTGAGCTTCCTCGGTCTCGGCGCGCAGCCGCCGCTGCCGTCGTGGGGCAGCCTGATCGCCACCGGCCGTGACTTCCTCGAGGTGCGGCCGATGCTGCTCATCGCTCCAGCCGTCGTCATCGCCATCACCGTGCTCGCGCTGAACGTGCTCGGTGACGGCCTCCGTGACGTGTTCGACCCACGCCGTCGCCACTGA
- a CDS encoding creatininase family protein — protein MTNPRTYELGRMSWTEAREAAADNPVVLIPVGAIEQHGPHLPLHEDAIVADHVAKQVAAATGALVAPVMNYGHSPMFAAYAGTLSLRRETLTAVMVDICEGLVSHGFRRLVFVDNNGGNQASVMAAAFEMRTKHGILMGSLYPWQLGYQLMRSAYDDPDKVYGHGAEPELSAMLVMFPEQVQHDRIEGGELQGIEGWRPHSYNGVAVPGYDVPGTVYWDFSDVSRSGVSGDTSVASEETGKVWVERVIGFCTAFVREFDANTKDTSWAQQPE, from the coding sequence ATGACCAACCCGCGCACCTACGAGCTCGGCAGGATGTCGTGGACGGAAGCTCGAGAGGCGGCAGCGGACAACCCCGTCGTCCTCATCCCCGTCGGCGCCATCGAGCAGCACGGCCCGCACCTACCGTTGCACGAGGACGCGATCGTCGCCGACCACGTCGCGAAGCAGGTCGCCGCCGCGACCGGCGCGCTCGTCGCACCGGTGATGAACTACGGCCACTCCCCCATGTTCGCCGCGTACGCAGGCACGCTCAGCCTGCGCAGGGAGACCCTCACGGCGGTCATGGTCGACATCTGCGAAGGCTTGGTGTCGCACGGCTTCCGCCGCCTGGTGTTCGTCGACAACAACGGCGGCAACCAGGCGTCGGTGATGGCGGCCGCGTTCGAGATGCGCACCAAGCACGGCATCCTGATGGGCTCGCTCTACCCGTGGCAGCTCGGCTACCAGCTGATGCGCTCGGCGTACGACGACCCGGACAAGGTCTACGGGCACGGCGCTGAGCCCGAGCTGTCGGCGATGCTCGTGATGTTCCCCGAGCAGGTGCAGCACGACCGCATCGAAGGCGGTGAGCTGCAGGGCATCGAGGGCTGGCGGCCGCACAGCTACAACGGCGTCGCCGTACCCGGTTACGACGTGCCGGGCACGGTCTACTGGGACTTCTCCGACGTGAGCCGAAGCGGTGTCAGCGGCGACACCTCGGTCGCCAGCGAGGAGACCGGCAAGGTCTGGGTGGAGCGGGTGATCGGCTTCTGCACCGCGTTCGTCCGCGAGTTCGACGCGAACACCAAGGACACCTCATGGGCACAGCAACCGGAGTGA
- a CDS encoding ATP-binding cassette domain-containing protein: protein MGTATGVTTDQDVILRVDDLHVSFHTEGGEVRAVRGLDLELRRGEIVGIVGESGSGKSTASLALLGLLPDNATVRGGAYLDDVDLTRLTRADLDAQRGNRIAMIYQDPMTALNPVVRVGAQIAEAYRAHHRGASKEEAYERAVEMLDLVGIPDAATRARAYPHEYSGGMRQRVVVAMALVNDPAVLVADEPTTALDVTVQAQVLELVLSLRERLGVGVLLITHDLGVIARVADRVIVMYAGRPVELATVDDLFAHPAMPYTTALLHALPGAASRREALHPIPGQPPSMSRLPAGCPFAPRCQKADDVCTAEEPALTQVSDAHLAACHHPDSGGQP, encoded by the coding sequence ATGGGCACAGCAACCGGAGTGACCACCGACCAGGACGTCATCCTGCGGGTCGACGACCTACATGTCTCGTTCCACACCGAAGGCGGCGAGGTGCGGGCGGTGCGCGGGCTCGACCTGGAGCTGCGCCGCGGCGAGATCGTCGGCATCGTCGGCGAGTCCGGGTCGGGCAAGTCCACCGCGAGCCTGGCGCTGCTCGGCCTGCTGCCCGACAACGCCACCGTGCGCGGCGGCGCGTACCTCGACGACGTCGACCTGACCCGGCTGACCCGCGCCGACCTGGACGCGCAGCGCGGCAACCGGATCGCCATGATCTACCAGGACCCGATGACGGCGCTCAACCCGGTGGTACGGGTCGGCGCCCAGATCGCCGAGGCGTACCGGGCGCACCACAGGGGCGCATCCAAGGAGGAGGCGTACGAGCGTGCGGTGGAGATGCTCGACCTGGTCGGCATCCCGGACGCCGCGACGCGCGCACGTGCCTACCCGCACGAGTACTCCGGCGGGATGCGCCAGCGCGTGGTCGTGGCGATGGCGCTCGTCAACGACCCGGCCGTGCTCGTCGCCGACGAACCCACGACCGCGCTCGACGTCACGGTGCAGGCGCAGGTGCTCGAGCTGGTGCTGTCGCTGCGGGAGCGGCTGGGCGTCGGCGTGCTCCTCATCACCCACGACCTCGGTGTGATCGCGCGGGTCGCCGACCGGGTCATCGTGATGTACGCGGGGCGCCCGGTGGAGCTGGCGACCGTCGACGACCTGTTCGCGCACCCGGCCATGCCGTACACCACGGCGCTACTGCATGCGCTGCCGGGCGCCGCGAGCCGCCGGGAGGCGCTGCACCCCATCCCCGGTCAGCCCCCGTCGATGAGCCGGCTGCCGGCCGGCTGCCCGTTCGCACCCCGCTGTCAGAAGGCCGACGACGTCTGCACCGCGGAAGAGCCCGCGCTCACGCAGGTGTCCGACGCCCACCTGGCGGCCTGCCATCACCCGGACTCGGGAGGCCAGCCGTGA